From the Pseudorasbora parva isolate DD20220531a chromosome 2, ASM2467924v1, whole genome shotgun sequence genome, the window atagtgatggccgatttcaaaacaaagcttcctgAAGCATCGaagcttaatgaatcagtgtatcaattcatgattcatgatccgaaccgctgattcgatacactgattcataatggttcgAAGCAGTGTTTCGAAATCGGCCATAATTTATTTgagttatttagttgttttttttttgcgcacaaaaactattcttgccccttcataaaatgattgtagagccactgtagtgagatgggctttgtaacgatgtctttagtgcctttatgggtcttgagagaggaaatgacattggtgtcaatgaaggcctttctgagccatcagctttcaacacaaatatctttatttgtgttctaaagatgaacggaggtcttatgagtgtcgaacaacatgaaggtaagtaattaattaaaattaaattactttttttgggCAATTGATCTTTTAAAATACCAGTGTCTTGACGTGTAGTCTCAGAATTGATTTAAATGCTTTATGTATTTGTTCATATACAAAGATGAGTAGTGCAAAACAGCAAACATATTTATATGAGAGAGTCTTTCAACAGATGGAAAAATTTGGTGTACTAAAATAAAGTCTGCCTTATTTTTCCCAAATTGCTTAGTAAGAAATATCGTAGATACTTCAGAACCACCTGCACATGTAAGATTAAGTGTAAAACCCTGCATGGAGGCTTCAGCTGTGCAGTGCTAGACTGGCAGTGAGAGTTCAGGTGTTTGAGGTCAATGAAGTCACGCAGAGCTTAGCTTCCTGTGCATGAAAGTCTGCTAGCGCTCGTATAGAGATCGTGTTTCAAACACACCTCCTTTGCTACTGGACACCTGCGATCGCTGTGTATCAGTTAACTGATCGCCTCGGAGAGAGACATGGATCTCAGGGACGCATGCACTGTATCGCTGGCTTGTTATTCATTCACCAAGATATTTATCTTCCATATGGCAAGCACATgggttagtttagtttatttcaTCACAGTTCATAACTCTCAAATGACCCTATCGACTTCACTCGAATGTAATTTCATGAAAACAAACCGCTTAAACAAATGCGTGGTGCCATTTTCCACAGATTAAGCCACTGGAATGATTGTGTATGTAAGTTTATGCAGCTTTTTGCATATCCACGATCACAACTAATAAAAGACACTTTGTTCAAAGATCTTTGAACAAAGTGTCTTTTATTAGTTGTGATCGTGGTTCAAAAGAGCCTAGGAATACACATTAAAAGTAGGGCTATACACTTAATAACAATATGGACTTATTTACACACCCGCCTTGTTGGCAGAGGCTATTTACTCTAACTCCATCCACTGACACTGATTCAGCCAGACAGAATTATGGAAGATTACGGAAGATGCTGGTTTGTCAACAGTAgcaatagtgtaggggtaaggtaGAAAATGTTGACACAAATCGATTtcaaatccgccttttgccaaactcactctactcccttttctCTCTACATATTCCTTTCCTTTTTGCTCTACATATCAGATCGGTAAGATATTTATTTTCagtgaaaaataaagaaaatatttgaaaagtggaaataatgtGTCTAActtgtgtttaataataaagtgtttatcaGTTAGGGTTATGGATAGTTTTAGGGAGAGCTTTATTGTCCCAATAAGGCTGCATccattttatcattttaataagTAGCCTATAATCATTTACACTCTGTTATTATAGCACACAGTTTACTGTACAACAACACTGAATTGCAAATCGTATCTGCTACTATTTATAAGTATCAATAACATATATCTTCTATTTACACTTATTACAAAGAAAATACTGCTATTTTTACATAGTGTAAATATAATCTGTTGCCATTTTCCCTCAGTGTAAATAACATCTATCACtaagaaaatatgctattttcacTCACTTTCACCTGCTgccatattaatattattaaataattataacaGAATTGTATTGCCATGTATAGTAGAATGTCTTTCTCAAAGTAATAATAACAGCAatagtatattttatttaaacatttttctcATCCATGTTTTAATTAACAGTCAACCAAAAAATTGtaattgtttacatttttaaaaagggaaTTCTGATGTAAATTTGAAAAGATTGTTTATAATAAAAGATTGGATTAAATCATAAAACAGACcagagaaaaaataataatcattaagaaattcataatttttttaattaaaaaaagagttGGTTAGGCATTATTTTTGggcaaattaaaaatataattcaaccatcaaaatggaatctagaaaaattaaaatgcaaaaagctgaattttggAGTCAAATAGAATTTAAAgtcaaattgattaatcatgatttaatcacatctaacataaaagtttgtatATAATATGGgtaaatatacacatacatacacacgtaTGTATTAGATGTGATAAATCACGATTACTCAATTTGATAgcactaaaaaaaaattgaatgcaTGAAACTGATCTGTCACAGTTCAAAATGTCACAGCACACATTTGTTTCACataataaacataaaacatttaagaAGATATTTACTTACAAGATATATATTGCCAGAAATCTGTGACCgtgaaaaaaaatgatatttttCATGCAAATGTTGTTGATTACTGCCAGTTAAGGTGAAAtatttgtatgattttttatttatttattggaatGTAATTTTACAGAGGAACATCACTTGTACACATGGCAGTGTTCACAGTGGCATGCTGTAAACAGATAAATGGCTTCAGTCAAAAACAGCACCACCCCCTCCTCATGCTTTGTTGTTGGCTAAGGTTTCCATCTGCAGGTTTACTGGCTGGTGATGCTTTTACGGATTACACCTTTCAGAAAGAAGCAGTCTGTGCTAATCTTATCAAGTCCATACAGTGCAGCATTTCCATTGCTGAGTGACTGCATTTCGTATATACTGTTATCTGAGCCTTctgtttgagctttatcatttTCTCCTTCCTCAGGGGTGATCCTAACATGGTTAAGCTCAATGTGGCCATCACCTGTGGATACCTGTTCTATGGTATGAATCGTTGATTTATTATGGAAGTTCACGCACAGATGACACATTTCAGATCTTTTCAGGTTTGTCTACATTTTTTACTATCCTGTTTTCTCTTCCATCCTCTGCTCTTCTCTCAGACCTGGTGCTTCTAGCTTGTAACTGGAGTACCATGGGTGACGCGTTTTTTGTCTGTCACCACTTGGCGGCGCTGTACGCTTATGGATATGTGCTGGTAAGTACCTGGTAATACAGAGCACAACACGAAGGGCCCTTGAAATTGAGGATTAATTAAAGACATCTgagaaaaatgaaaaatcttttATGAAAAGCCAAAAGTTTACATCTTAAAAAACAAGTGACTAAGTATTGTTTCCCACtattcttttatttaaaaaaatatataattatgaattttttgtttttgttttttgagctTGTCATTTGACAGCCCAAGCTAACCTTTCAGTTTTTAAGAAACCTACCAGCCTTGGCACAGAAACTTGTTAGTTAGTTACATGAAAACAAAATGGCATGTTGATACCCTTTGATTTCACGtgcttgtttttaaataatatactaACTGTGTAGGAGAATCGAAAATagggtttgtatggtataaaaaccgttacacctatggaatttccccattttgtgtgtgcgtgtgcatgtgtaaTTGTCAAATGATTGTCTGTATgatctgcatttttattttatttttattttcagacACGTGGAGTGCTTCCTTACTTTGCAAACTTCCGACTGATTTCAGAATTGTCAACGCCATTTGTGAATCAAAGGTGTGATTTACTCAATGGGAACAATTTATTCATAACCATTATTTGCCAAATGCTAAACTTCTCATTTGACCTCTATTTCTCTCTCCGCAGGTGGTTTTTTGAAGCGTTAGCCTACCCTCGTACCCACCAGCTGGTTGTCGTCAACGGCATCGCCATGGCGGTCGTGTTCTTCCTGGTGCGGATTGCCGTGATGCCCCCCTACTGGGCGAAGGTGTTTGGCACCTTCGGTACGCCAGCGTTTGAAAGGCTTGGTTTCGGTGCTCAGGTGGCTTGGATCGTGTCCTGCATTTGTTTGGATATCTTGAATACAATATGGATGTACAAAATCGCCCGCGGCTGCTACAAGGTCATTACTGGCAAGCTAAGAGGGGGCAAAGTGGACCCCAAAAAGACAAATTTCGTGAACAACCACAAAGACTGAAAATTATCCGCAATAATGACACATAGATTAGACTTATTCTCTTCCCGGAATATAGCGACTTCTGAGTCGTTTTCATTGTGCTCTGGATGGACGTGCTCTCAAAAAGAGGTTGAGAGGATTCATCCCAGTGTGGTTTTAACCTCTGTCATTTACATACAATCTGAATTCACCTACACCGGTGAACGTCAAGCAGATAAATGCCTCAAACACAACCAAAGTGCCTCAAAGCACAAAGAGAAGCAATAGAACATGAATATATGAGCTTGTGACCACGGAAAGTCCATCGCATCTCCATCGCAAAGCCTTATCCAGTCAGTACCCGTCCATGTTTTTCTCCAATCCAATCGTGGTTGGCTTAAGAGCCATGTGTCCTGTGATATTTACACTGATGTGCCTCAGTGGTCTCCAGGTTTGAACTTGCTCCACAATTGCTTATTTGTTGGCTGATTGGAAATGCTCATCAAATTCATTCAGTCTTACACTACATCGCCAGTCTGACTGGTTGCAAGGCTCCGTGAAACTACAGATCTACCTCTCTCACCGTGTCAAGCACAAGTGCAGCACCTGCCCGTCCCAGAACCAACACCATATGGACTTGCTACGAAAAGAAACAAACGCTTATGGCCTTTACTGTTATAGCCCATACCTGCAGAACTCCTCTTATGTTGCACCTCAGTCACTCTTGTGTTTCCAGAAGTTGTCTTCCATGTGGAAACAGAGTGAAAAAATGGTTTGTAAAAGCCTTTGAGAGTTTTGTTAGTTTGTGTGCATGCTTTGAGGTCACGTTTGCATTCGATTCAAGGAATCTGCAGCGATTTATTCATTTCTCAGGTTCTTGCCTCATTTTCTGTATCTGCATGCATTTCTCTAACATGCTGAAGTTGCATTATGGTCTCTCTAATCTACACGTGCACAGCTTTTAGACTGTTTCTGTTCTCGCCAAATAGATACtttaaactatatatttttcatCTTAGTCCTGTTTCTGCCAAATTCAAGGGGTTTTTCTGCTTGTTGGTCACTAGAACTTCCAGCCCAATATTTAGGCTTTTGTCTTGATGCATGAATGCTGATTCTCTTGAATGTGATTTCCAGCTTATATTTATCTGGGCATGTAAACCCATGTTGCATTGTGCTGTGGTGTTACGATACagtgtgcacacacacatacatacatacatacatacatacatacatacatgcgcatatatatatatatatatatatatatatatatatatatatatatatatatatataaacacgcATATGCGGTACTTACTTCTGCCAAGTGATGAGAAAATCCTTGTGTATTGAGAGCTAGTGTTTCTCTTCTGAAATTCAGGTACACCTCCAAAATGAATGTTATTTGAACTTCTTAAATTGGATAATTCTGGCAGAGAATGGGAGACAGTTGTGGGAAATGTAGTTTTTTGCCTTATATCCGTAATTCGAAATAACCAAATCATCCTCTAGGCCTTGAATATGTGAAGCTGTGACAATAGATAGCTGTGACTTATAATGCCTGAAATTAGCTGTAATTTTTGTGTTTATGGAAATGCAAAAGAAGGTTAGGCTTGGTGGTACGACATCCACACAAACGTTGCACAATCGGATGCCTTTGTCacattaatattgtaatgttCTTCAGTGGCTGGCCGTCCTCACTTTGCTATTGCATTTTGAGGGGCTGATAGAAATCAATAAAAAGTTGGAAGTATACAAACTGGATTAACAATACTCATAAAAATGACACGTATTCATTTAAACAGACTTTTCTCTACAGTTATTGattgttttatttagaacaGCCACAAAAAACGTGCCTGTTTTGCAAAATAAGTGCATGACATAAAAGTATAGATAGGACTGTGCTAGTATAAAGCAGTCGTAGAGTTAGCACAACCTTAATATAGTACTGTGCATATCCTCTGATTTTAAACTCCTGCGTCATAGTGGACACTGTGCTAATTCAAAGGATAACCTTAGTGGACAGGTTCCCCCA encodes:
- the tlcd4b gene encoding TLC domain-containing protein 4-B — translated: MDMREVYVVAGSFVGFQLFFSCVSPVLSSNFTQGYGKLPPQKLNDWNSRLVSTVHALIVGLFCLYILWYDDAVNEDPVWGDPNMVKLNVAITCGYLFYDLVLLACNWSTMGDAFFVCHHLAALYAYGYVLTRGVLPYFANFRLISELSTPFVNQRWFFEALAYPRTHQLVVVNGIAMAVVFFLVRIAVMPPYWAKVFGTFGTPAFERLGFGAQVAWIVSCICLDILNTIWMYKIARGCYKVITGKLRGGKVDPKKTNFVNNHKD